In Labrus mixtus chromosome 11, fLabMix1.1, whole genome shotgun sequence, a single window of DNA contains:
- the l3mbtl1b gene encoding lethal(3)malignant brain tumor-like protein 4 isoform X1: MTDTPPSDAPSQGAEFDMMGALDWKDGIATLPGSDIRFRMTEFGTLEIVADIEVKGPQAKPKSETSDPAQSQTPTPPPENQSQTGTAITPAAKIQPGSSQGKVKSFSSFILFRPPAPRPVLLSLEEGPSMEGPSVEVGPSVEVGSNAADMGPNGELSRCRACGGSVSQDSLIQGKFCSSICAQPSSGRSSPGEARENQAVEGERLGKRVRKKRKIYMDSGDEEEDNQDEPEEKAKTAKGRRGAKIAKLVTAPTSKKRSWSWPAYLEEERSIAAPVKLFKEHQSFPQSRNSFKVGMKLEGLDPSHPSLFCVLTVAEIQGYRVRLHFDGYPECYDFWANADSWDMKPAGWCEKNGHKLLLPKGCKDGEFNWSMYVKNCRGQLAPKHLFKSLNTSVTPSGFRAGMKLEAVDRKNPTLICVATIAAVVDNRLLIHFDNWDDTYDYWCDASSPYIHPVGYCEEAELTLTTPAGKTQTKTHVEYKQPKSFSWEKYLEETGTQAAPARAFKPRPPHGFQIGMKVEAVDKRNPMLIRVTTIADTEEHRLKIHFDGWSSEYDYWVETDCPDLHPVGWCQKTGHPLQYPNGSSELLAAPGQGCPTPGCNGVGHIRGPRYGTHYTLVASTSQVSCPYSEMNLNKEGLLPDRLSGERPLTLSGPHPRGRRPDSQTIATIPTSTTPEQPEGADDAQNRKPVTVEADRSGRNSQQEPPSGASEQSHNGTRPKRTAPVPKYLKMHYVKEEVSDSKASPDAISLQQALHESVFSPGISASPPHRVALCWDKHCQLLPEVLGLTAKRVATWSSEEVSGFVKGLPGCKEHAATFKTEQIDGEAFLLLTQADIVKILSIKLGPALKIYNSILMLKNADEE; encoded by the exons ATGACTGACACTCCACCAAGTGATGCCCCCTCCCAGGGAGCTGAGTTTGATATGATGGGTGCTCTCGACTGGAAGGATGGTATTGCCACGCTGCCAGGCAGTGACATCAGG ttCCGCATGACAGAGTTTGGGACTCTTGAGATTGTTGCAGACATAGAGGTCAAGGGGCCGCAGGCAAAACCTAAATCTGAGACCTCGGACCCGGCACAGTCTCAAACTCCCACCCCTCCACCAGAGAACCAATCTCAGACTGGCACAGCTATAACACCAGCTGCTAAGATTCAGCCAGGATCATCTCAAGGTAAAG tgaaGAGTTTCAGCTCCTTCATCCTGTTTCGTCCTCCAGCCCCCCGTCCTGTGCTTCTGTCCTTAGAGGAGGGCCCCAGTATGGAGGGTCCCAGTGTGGAGGTTGGCCCAAGTGTTGAAGTTGGCTCTAATGCAGCAGACATGGGCCCAAATGGGGAGCTGTCTAGGTGTCGGGCATGCGGTGGCAGCGTTTCCCAGGATTCCCTCATTCAGGGCAAATTCTGTAGCTCCATTTGTGCCCAGCCCTCCAGTGGCAG GTCGTCTCCAGGGGAAGCGAGAGAGAATCAAGCAGTAGAGGGTGAGAGGCTGGGCAAACGTGTGCGTAAAAAGAGGAAGATCTACATGGATTCTGGCGACGAAGAGGAAGATAATCAAGATGAACCAGAG GAAAAAGCAAAGACTGCCAAAGGCAGAAGAGGTGCCAAAATTGCCAAACTGG TGACTGCCCCAACCAGTAAGAAACGTTCATGGAGCTGGCCTGCTTACTTGGAAGAGGAGAGGTCGATCGCCGCTCCTGTTAAACTATTCAAAGAG CACCAGTCGTTTCCTCAAAGTAGGAACAGCTTTAAGGTGGGAATGAAGCTGGAGGGGCTGGACCCGTCTCACCCATCTCTGTTCTGTGTGCTCACTGTTGCAGAG ATCCAAGGCTACAGGGTAAGACTCCACTTTGATGGTTACCCAGAGTGCTACGACTTCTGGGCAAACGCAGACTCGTGGGATATGAAACCAGCCGGCTGGTGTGAGAAGAATGGACACAAATTATTGTTGCCTAAAg GCTGTAAGGATGGAGAGTTTAATTGGAGCATGTATGTGAAGAACTGCAGGGGTCAGCTGGCCCCAAAACACCTTTTCAAAAGCCTAAACACG tCTGTGACACCGTCTGGCTTTAGAGCAGGGATGAAGCTGGAGGCGGTTGACAGAAAGAACCCGACATTGATCTGTGTAGCAACCATTGCCGCTGTGGTCGACAACCGATTGCTCATACATTTTGACAACTGGGATGACACGTATGATTACTG gTGTGACGCTAGCAGTCCGTACATCCATCCTGTGGGGTACTGTGAAGAGGCTGAGCTAACTCTGACCACTCCAGCTGGTAAGACACAGACCAAGACACATGTGG AATATAAGCAGCCCAAGAGTTTCTCATGGGAGAAGTACCTGGAAGAGACGGGCACACAGGCTGCTCCTGCTCGGGCTTTCAAGCCG CGACCTCCACACGGCTTCCAGATTGGCATGAAGGTGGAAGCTGTGGATAAGAGGAACCCCATGCTCATCCGCGTTACAACCATagcagacacagaggagcaCCGACTAAAG ATTCATTTTGATGGCTGGAGTTCAGAGTATGACTACTGGGTGGAGACTGACTGCCCTGATCTGCACCCTGTAGGCTGGTGTCAGAAAACTGGACATCCACTACAATATCCTAATG GCTCCAGTGAATTATTGGCCGCCCCAGGACAGGGATGTCCTACCCCAGGATGCAACGGGGTTGGTCACATCAGAGGACCTCGCTATGGGACGCACTACACGTTAGTAGCATCCACCAG TCAGGTGAGCTGTCCGTACTCTGAGATGAACCTGAACAAAGAGGGCTTGCTTCCAGACCGACTCAGCGGGGAACGACCTCTCACCCTCAGTGGACCTCATCCTCGGGGTCGTCGGCCTGACTCTCAGACAATCGCTACCATACCTACCTCCACAACGCCAGAGCAGCCAGAGGGAGCTGACGACGCTCAGAACAG GAAACCGGTGACAGTGGAAGCTGACCGTTCAGGACGCAACAGCCAACAAGAGCCACCAAGTGGAGCTAGTGAGCAGAGCCACAATGGAACGAGGCCTAAACG GACGGCTCCAGTTCCTAAATATCTGAAAATGCATTACGTGAAAGAGGAAGTCAGCGATagtaaag CGTCTCCAGATGCCATCTCTCTCCAGCAGGCCCTCCATGAGTCTGTGTTCTCCCCTGGCATCTCCGCCTCCCCCCCTCACCGGGTGGCTCTCTGCTGGGACAAGCACTGCCAGCTGCTGCCTGAGGTCCTGGGGCTGACTGCCAAGAGAGTGGCCACTTGGAGCTCTGAGGAG GTTTCTGGCTTTGTGAAAGGACTGCCAGGATGTAAAGAACACGCAGCTACATTTAAAACGGAG
- the l3mbtl1b gene encoding lethal(3)malignant brain tumor-like protein 4 isoform X2: MTDTPPSDAPSQGAEFDMMGALDWKDGIATLPGSDIRFRMTEFGTLEIVADIEVKGPQAKPKSETSDPAQSQTPTPPPENQSQTGTAITPAAKIQPGSSQGKVKSFSSFILFRPPAPRPVLLSLEEGPSMEGPSVEVGPSVEVGSNAADMGPNGELSRCRACGGSVSQDSLIQGKFCSSICAQPSSGRSSPGEARENQAVEGERLGKRVRKKRKIYMDSGDEEEDNQDEPEEKAKTAKGRRGAKIAKLVTAPTSKKRSWSWPAYLEEERSIAAPVKLFKEHQSFPQSRNSFKVGMKLEGLDPSHPSLFCVLTVAEIQGYRVRLHFDGYPECYDFWANADSWDMKPAGWCEKNGHKLLLPKGCKDGEFNWSMYVKNCRGQLAPKHLFKSLNTSVTPSGFRAGMKLEAVDRKNPTLICVATIAAVVDNRLLIHFDNWDDTYDYWCDASSPYIHPVGYCEEAELTLTTPAGKTQTKTHVEYKQPKSFSWEKYLEETGTQAAPARAFKPRPPHGFQIGMKVEAVDKRNPMLIRVTTIADTEEHRLKIHFDGWSSEYDYWVETDCPDLHPVGWCQKTGHPLQYPNGSSELLAAPGQGCPTPGCNGVGHIRGPRYGTHYTQVSCPYSEMNLNKEGLLPDRLSGERPLTLSGPHPRGRRPDSQTIATIPTSTTPEQPEGADDAQNRKPVTVEADRSGRNSQQEPPSGASEQSHNGTRPKRTAPVPKYLKMHYVKEEVSDSKASPDAISLQQALHESVFSPGISASPPHRVALCWDKHCQLLPEVLGLTAKRVATWSSEEVSGFVKGLPGCKEHAATFKTEQIDGEAFLLLTQADIVKILSIKLGPALKIYNSILMLKNADEE, translated from the exons ATGACTGACACTCCACCAAGTGATGCCCCCTCCCAGGGAGCTGAGTTTGATATGATGGGTGCTCTCGACTGGAAGGATGGTATTGCCACGCTGCCAGGCAGTGACATCAGG ttCCGCATGACAGAGTTTGGGACTCTTGAGATTGTTGCAGACATAGAGGTCAAGGGGCCGCAGGCAAAACCTAAATCTGAGACCTCGGACCCGGCACAGTCTCAAACTCCCACCCCTCCACCAGAGAACCAATCTCAGACTGGCACAGCTATAACACCAGCTGCTAAGATTCAGCCAGGATCATCTCAAGGTAAAG tgaaGAGTTTCAGCTCCTTCATCCTGTTTCGTCCTCCAGCCCCCCGTCCTGTGCTTCTGTCCTTAGAGGAGGGCCCCAGTATGGAGGGTCCCAGTGTGGAGGTTGGCCCAAGTGTTGAAGTTGGCTCTAATGCAGCAGACATGGGCCCAAATGGGGAGCTGTCTAGGTGTCGGGCATGCGGTGGCAGCGTTTCCCAGGATTCCCTCATTCAGGGCAAATTCTGTAGCTCCATTTGTGCCCAGCCCTCCAGTGGCAG GTCGTCTCCAGGGGAAGCGAGAGAGAATCAAGCAGTAGAGGGTGAGAGGCTGGGCAAACGTGTGCGTAAAAAGAGGAAGATCTACATGGATTCTGGCGACGAAGAGGAAGATAATCAAGATGAACCAGAG GAAAAAGCAAAGACTGCCAAAGGCAGAAGAGGTGCCAAAATTGCCAAACTGG TGACTGCCCCAACCAGTAAGAAACGTTCATGGAGCTGGCCTGCTTACTTGGAAGAGGAGAGGTCGATCGCCGCTCCTGTTAAACTATTCAAAGAG CACCAGTCGTTTCCTCAAAGTAGGAACAGCTTTAAGGTGGGAATGAAGCTGGAGGGGCTGGACCCGTCTCACCCATCTCTGTTCTGTGTGCTCACTGTTGCAGAG ATCCAAGGCTACAGGGTAAGACTCCACTTTGATGGTTACCCAGAGTGCTACGACTTCTGGGCAAACGCAGACTCGTGGGATATGAAACCAGCCGGCTGGTGTGAGAAGAATGGACACAAATTATTGTTGCCTAAAg GCTGTAAGGATGGAGAGTTTAATTGGAGCATGTATGTGAAGAACTGCAGGGGTCAGCTGGCCCCAAAACACCTTTTCAAAAGCCTAAACACG tCTGTGACACCGTCTGGCTTTAGAGCAGGGATGAAGCTGGAGGCGGTTGACAGAAAGAACCCGACATTGATCTGTGTAGCAACCATTGCCGCTGTGGTCGACAACCGATTGCTCATACATTTTGACAACTGGGATGACACGTATGATTACTG gTGTGACGCTAGCAGTCCGTACATCCATCCTGTGGGGTACTGTGAAGAGGCTGAGCTAACTCTGACCACTCCAGCTGGTAAGACACAGACCAAGACACATGTGG AATATAAGCAGCCCAAGAGTTTCTCATGGGAGAAGTACCTGGAAGAGACGGGCACACAGGCTGCTCCTGCTCGGGCTTTCAAGCCG CGACCTCCACACGGCTTCCAGATTGGCATGAAGGTGGAAGCTGTGGATAAGAGGAACCCCATGCTCATCCGCGTTACAACCATagcagacacagaggagcaCCGACTAAAG ATTCATTTTGATGGCTGGAGTTCAGAGTATGACTACTGGGTGGAGACTGACTGCCCTGATCTGCACCCTGTAGGCTGGTGTCAGAAAACTGGACATCCACTACAATATCCTAATG GCTCCAGTGAATTATTGGCCGCCCCAGGACAGGGATGTCCTACCCCAGGATGCAACGGGGTTGGTCACATCAGAGGACCTCGCTATGGGACGCACTACAC TCAGGTGAGCTGTCCGTACTCTGAGATGAACCTGAACAAAGAGGGCTTGCTTCCAGACCGACTCAGCGGGGAACGACCTCTCACCCTCAGTGGACCTCATCCTCGGGGTCGTCGGCCTGACTCTCAGACAATCGCTACCATACCTACCTCCACAACGCCAGAGCAGCCAGAGGGAGCTGACGACGCTCAGAACAG GAAACCGGTGACAGTGGAAGCTGACCGTTCAGGACGCAACAGCCAACAAGAGCCACCAAGTGGAGCTAGTGAGCAGAGCCACAATGGAACGAGGCCTAAACG GACGGCTCCAGTTCCTAAATATCTGAAAATGCATTACGTGAAAGAGGAAGTCAGCGATagtaaag CGTCTCCAGATGCCATCTCTCTCCAGCAGGCCCTCCATGAGTCTGTGTTCTCCCCTGGCATCTCCGCCTCCCCCCCTCACCGGGTGGCTCTCTGCTGGGACAAGCACTGCCAGCTGCTGCCTGAGGTCCTGGGGCTGACTGCCAAGAGAGTGGCCACTTGGAGCTCTGAGGAG GTTTCTGGCTTTGTGAAAGGACTGCCAGGATGTAAAGAACACGCAGCTACATTTAAAACGGAG
- the l3mbtl1b gene encoding lethal(3)malignant brain tumor-like protein 4 isoform X5, with amino-acid sequence MTDTPPSDAPSQGAEFDMMGALDWKDGIATLPGSDIRFRMTEFGTLEIVADIEVKGPQAKPKSETSDPAQSQTPTPPPENQSQTGTAITPAAKIQPGSSQGKVKSFSSFILFRPPAPRPVLLSLEEGPSMEGPSVEVGPSVEVGSNAADMGPNGELSRCRACGGSVSQDSLIQGKFCSSICAQPSSGRSSPGEARENQAVEGERLGKRVRKKRKIYMDSGDEEEDNQDEPEEKAKTAKGRRGAKIAKLVTAPTSKKRSWSWPAYLEEERSIAAPVKLFKEHQSFPQSRNSFKVGMKLEGLDPSHPSLFCVLTVAEIQGYRVRLHFDGYPECYDFWANADSWDMKPAGWCEKNGHKLLLPKGCKDGEFNWSMYVKNCRGQLAPKHLFKSLNTSVTPSGFRAGMKLEAVDRKNPTLICVATIAAVVDNRLLIHFDNWDDTYDYWCDASSPYIHPVGYCEEAELTLTTPAEYKQPKSFSWEKYLEETGTQAAPARAFKPRPPHGFQIGMKVEAVDKRNPMLIRVTTIADTEEHRLKIHFDGWSSEYDYWVETDCPDLHPVGWCQKTGHPLQYPNGSSELLAAPGQGCPTPGCNGVGHIRGPRYGTHYTQVSCPYSEMNLNKEGLLPDRLSGERPLTLSGPHPRGRRPDSQTIATIPTSTTPEQPEGADDAQNRKPVTVEADRSGRNSQQEPPSGASEQSHNGTRPKRTAPVPKYLKMHYVKEEVSDSKASPDAISLQQALHESVFSPGISASPPHRVALCWDKHCQLLPEVLGLTAKRVATWSSEEVSGFVKGLPGCKEHAATFKTEQIDGEAFLLLTQADIVKILSIKLGPALKIYNSILMLKNADEE; translated from the exons ATGACTGACACTCCACCAAGTGATGCCCCCTCCCAGGGAGCTGAGTTTGATATGATGGGTGCTCTCGACTGGAAGGATGGTATTGCCACGCTGCCAGGCAGTGACATCAGG ttCCGCATGACAGAGTTTGGGACTCTTGAGATTGTTGCAGACATAGAGGTCAAGGGGCCGCAGGCAAAACCTAAATCTGAGACCTCGGACCCGGCACAGTCTCAAACTCCCACCCCTCCACCAGAGAACCAATCTCAGACTGGCACAGCTATAACACCAGCTGCTAAGATTCAGCCAGGATCATCTCAAGGTAAAG tgaaGAGTTTCAGCTCCTTCATCCTGTTTCGTCCTCCAGCCCCCCGTCCTGTGCTTCTGTCCTTAGAGGAGGGCCCCAGTATGGAGGGTCCCAGTGTGGAGGTTGGCCCAAGTGTTGAAGTTGGCTCTAATGCAGCAGACATGGGCCCAAATGGGGAGCTGTCTAGGTGTCGGGCATGCGGTGGCAGCGTTTCCCAGGATTCCCTCATTCAGGGCAAATTCTGTAGCTCCATTTGTGCCCAGCCCTCCAGTGGCAG GTCGTCTCCAGGGGAAGCGAGAGAGAATCAAGCAGTAGAGGGTGAGAGGCTGGGCAAACGTGTGCGTAAAAAGAGGAAGATCTACATGGATTCTGGCGACGAAGAGGAAGATAATCAAGATGAACCAGAG GAAAAAGCAAAGACTGCCAAAGGCAGAAGAGGTGCCAAAATTGCCAAACTGG TGACTGCCCCAACCAGTAAGAAACGTTCATGGAGCTGGCCTGCTTACTTGGAAGAGGAGAGGTCGATCGCCGCTCCTGTTAAACTATTCAAAGAG CACCAGTCGTTTCCTCAAAGTAGGAACAGCTTTAAGGTGGGAATGAAGCTGGAGGGGCTGGACCCGTCTCACCCATCTCTGTTCTGTGTGCTCACTGTTGCAGAG ATCCAAGGCTACAGGGTAAGACTCCACTTTGATGGTTACCCAGAGTGCTACGACTTCTGGGCAAACGCAGACTCGTGGGATATGAAACCAGCCGGCTGGTGTGAGAAGAATGGACACAAATTATTGTTGCCTAAAg GCTGTAAGGATGGAGAGTTTAATTGGAGCATGTATGTGAAGAACTGCAGGGGTCAGCTGGCCCCAAAACACCTTTTCAAAAGCCTAAACACG tCTGTGACACCGTCTGGCTTTAGAGCAGGGATGAAGCTGGAGGCGGTTGACAGAAAGAACCCGACATTGATCTGTGTAGCAACCATTGCCGCTGTGGTCGACAACCGATTGCTCATACATTTTGACAACTGGGATGACACGTATGATTACTG gTGTGACGCTAGCAGTCCGTACATCCATCCTGTGGGGTACTGTGAAGAGGCTGAGCTAACTCTGACCACTCCAGCTG AATATAAGCAGCCCAAGAGTTTCTCATGGGAGAAGTACCTGGAAGAGACGGGCACACAGGCTGCTCCTGCTCGGGCTTTCAAGCCG CGACCTCCACACGGCTTCCAGATTGGCATGAAGGTGGAAGCTGTGGATAAGAGGAACCCCATGCTCATCCGCGTTACAACCATagcagacacagaggagcaCCGACTAAAG ATTCATTTTGATGGCTGGAGTTCAGAGTATGACTACTGGGTGGAGACTGACTGCCCTGATCTGCACCCTGTAGGCTGGTGTCAGAAAACTGGACATCCACTACAATATCCTAATG GCTCCAGTGAATTATTGGCCGCCCCAGGACAGGGATGTCCTACCCCAGGATGCAACGGGGTTGGTCACATCAGAGGACCTCGCTATGGGACGCACTACAC TCAGGTGAGCTGTCCGTACTCTGAGATGAACCTGAACAAAGAGGGCTTGCTTCCAGACCGACTCAGCGGGGAACGACCTCTCACCCTCAGTGGACCTCATCCTCGGGGTCGTCGGCCTGACTCTCAGACAATCGCTACCATACCTACCTCCACAACGCCAGAGCAGCCAGAGGGAGCTGACGACGCTCAGAACAG GAAACCGGTGACAGTGGAAGCTGACCGTTCAGGACGCAACAGCCAACAAGAGCCACCAAGTGGAGCTAGTGAGCAGAGCCACAATGGAACGAGGCCTAAACG GACGGCTCCAGTTCCTAAATATCTGAAAATGCATTACGTGAAAGAGGAAGTCAGCGATagtaaag CGTCTCCAGATGCCATCTCTCTCCAGCAGGCCCTCCATGAGTCTGTGTTCTCCCCTGGCATCTCCGCCTCCCCCCCTCACCGGGTGGCTCTCTGCTGGGACAAGCACTGCCAGCTGCTGCCTGAGGTCCTGGGGCTGACTGCCAAGAGAGTGGCCACTTGGAGCTCTGAGGAG GTTTCTGGCTTTGTGAAAGGACTGCCAGGATGTAAAGAACACGCAGCTACATTTAAAACGGAG
- the l3mbtl1b gene encoding lethal(3)malignant brain tumor-like protein 4 isoform X3 produces MTDTPPSDAPSQGAEFDMMGALDWKDGIATLPGSDIRFRMTEFGTLEIVADIEVKGPQAKPKSETSDPAQSQTPTPPPENQSQTGTAITPAAKIQPGSSQGKVKSFSSFILFRPPAPRPVLLSLEEGPSMEGPSVEVGPSVEVGSNAADMGPNGELSRCRACGGSVSQDSLIQGKFCSSICAQPSSGRSSPGEARENQAVEGERLGKRVRKKRKIYMDSGDEEEDNQDEPEEKAKTAKGRRGAKIAKLVTAPTSKKRSWSWPAYLEEERSIAAPVKLFKEHQSFPQSRNSFKVGMKLEGLDPSHPSLFCVLTVAEIQGYRVRLHFDGYPECYDFWANADSWDMKPAGWCEKNGHKLLLPKGCKDGEFNWSMYVKNCRGQLAPKHLFKSLNTSVTPSGFRAGMKLEAVDRKNPTLICVATIAAVVDNRLLIHFDNWDDTYDYWCDASSPYIHPVGYCEEAELTLTTPAEYKQPKSFSWEKYLEETGTQAAPARAFKPRPPHGFQIGMKVEAVDKRNPMLIRVTTIADTEEHRLKIHFDGWSSEYDYWVETDCPDLHPVGWCQKTGHPLQYPNGSSELLAAPGQGCPTPGCNGVGHIRGPRYGTHYTLVASTSQVSCPYSEMNLNKEGLLPDRLSGERPLTLSGPHPRGRRPDSQTIATIPTSTTPEQPEGADDAQNRKPVTVEADRSGRNSQQEPPSGASEQSHNGTRPKRTAPVPKYLKMHYVKEEVSDSKASPDAISLQQALHESVFSPGISASPPHRVALCWDKHCQLLPEVLGLTAKRVATWSSEEVSGFVKGLPGCKEHAATFKTEQIDGEAFLLLTQADIVKILSIKLGPALKIYNSILMLKNADEE; encoded by the exons ATGACTGACACTCCACCAAGTGATGCCCCCTCCCAGGGAGCTGAGTTTGATATGATGGGTGCTCTCGACTGGAAGGATGGTATTGCCACGCTGCCAGGCAGTGACATCAGG ttCCGCATGACAGAGTTTGGGACTCTTGAGATTGTTGCAGACATAGAGGTCAAGGGGCCGCAGGCAAAACCTAAATCTGAGACCTCGGACCCGGCACAGTCTCAAACTCCCACCCCTCCACCAGAGAACCAATCTCAGACTGGCACAGCTATAACACCAGCTGCTAAGATTCAGCCAGGATCATCTCAAGGTAAAG tgaaGAGTTTCAGCTCCTTCATCCTGTTTCGTCCTCCAGCCCCCCGTCCTGTGCTTCTGTCCTTAGAGGAGGGCCCCAGTATGGAGGGTCCCAGTGTGGAGGTTGGCCCAAGTGTTGAAGTTGGCTCTAATGCAGCAGACATGGGCCCAAATGGGGAGCTGTCTAGGTGTCGGGCATGCGGTGGCAGCGTTTCCCAGGATTCCCTCATTCAGGGCAAATTCTGTAGCTCCATTTGTGCCCAGCCCTCCAGTGGCAG GTCGTCTCCAGGGGAAGCGAGAGAGAATCAAGCAGTAGAGGGTGAGAGGCTGGGCAAACGTGTGCGTAAAAAGAGGAAGATCTACATGGATTCTGGCGACGAAGAGGAAGATAATCAAGATGAACCAGAG GAAAAAGCAAAGACTGCCAAAGGCAGAAGAGGTGCCAAAATTGCCAAACTGG TGACTGCCCCAACCAGTAAGAAACGTTCATGGAGCTGGCCTGCTTACTTGGAAGAGGAGAGGTCGATCGCCGCTCCTGTTAAACTATTCAAAGAG CACCAGTCGTTTCCTCAAAGTAGGAACAGCTTTAAGGTGGGAATGAAGCTGGAGGGGCTGGACCCGTCTCACCCATCTCTGTTCTGTGTGCTCACTGTTGCAGAG ATCCAAGGCTACAGGGTAAGACTCCACTTTGATGGTTACCCAGAGTGCTACGACTTCTGGGCAAACGCAGACTCGTGGGATATGAAACCAGCCGGCTGGTGTGAGAAGAATGGACACAAATTATTGTTGCCTAAAg GCTGTAAGGATGGAGAGTTTAATTGGAGCATGTATGTGAAGAACTGCAGGGGTCAGCTGGCCCCAAAACACCTTTTCAAAAGCCTAAACACG tCTGTGACACCGTCTGGCTTTAGAGCAGGGATGAAGCTGGAGGCGGTTGACAGAAAGAACCCGACATTGATCTGTGTAGCAACCATTGCCGCTGTGGTCGACAACCGATTGCTCATACATTTTGACAACTGGGATGACACGTATGATTACTG gTGTGACGCTAGCAGTCCGTACATCCATCCTGTGGGGTACTGTGAAGAGGCTGAGCTAACTCTGACCACTCCAGCTG AATATAAGCAGCCCAAGAGTTTCTCATGGGAGAAGTACCTGGAAGAGACGGGCACACAGGCTGCTCCTGCTCGGGCTTTCAAGCCG CGACCTCCACACGGCTTCCAGATTGGCATGAAGGTGGAAGCTGTGGATAAGAGGAACCCCATGCTCATCCGCGTTACAACCATagcagacacagaggagcaCCGACTAAAG ATTCATTTTGATGGCTGGAGTTCAGAGTATGACTACTGGGTGGAGACTGACTGCCCTGATCTGCACCCTGTAGGCTGGTGTCAGAAAACTGGACATCCACTACAATATCCTAATG GCTCCAGTGAATTATTGGCCGCCCCAGGACAGGGATGTCCTACCCCAGGATGCAACGGGGTTGGTCACATCAGAGGACCTCGCTATGGGACGCACTACACGTTAGTAGCATCCACCAG TCAGGTGAGCTGTCCGTACTCTGAGATGAACCTGAACAAAGAGGGCTTGCTTCCAGACCGACTCAGCGGGGAACGACCTCTCACCCTCAGTGGACCTCATCCTCGGGGTCGTCGGCCTGACTCTCAGACAATCGCTACCATACCTACCTCCACAACGCCAGAGCAGCCAGAGGGAGCTGACGACGCTCAGAACAG GAAACCGGTGACAGTGGAAGCTGACCGTTCAGGACGCAACAGCCAACAAGAGCCACCAAGTGGAGCTAGTGAGCAGAGCCACAATGGAACGAGGCCTAAACG GACGGCTCCAGTTCCTAAATATCTGAAAATGCATTACGTGAAAGAGGAAGTCAGCGATagtaaag CGTCTCCAGATGCCATCTCTCTCCAGCAGGCCCTCCATGAGTCTGTGTTCTCCCCTGGCATCTCCGCCTCCCCCCCTCACCGGGTGGCTCTCTGCTGGGACAAGCACTGCCAGCTGCTGCCTGAGGTCCTGGGGCTGACTGCCAAGAGAGTGGCCACTTGGAGCTCTGAGGAG GTTTCTGGCTTTGTGAAAGGACTGCCAGGATGTAAAGAACACGCAGCTACATTTAAAACGGAG